The sequence GTGATCACCGCCCAGCCCGCGTCCACGAGGCCGCGGCCGAGCCGCACGCCCGCGTCGTACTCCGCCGAGTCCACCGGGGTGCGCGCCGAGCCGAACACGCTGATGGCGGGCGGGAGTTCGGCGAGCGTGCCGAAGCCCTCGATGAATTCCGACTGGATCCGCAGGACCCGCCAGGGGTCGGTGTGGACCCAGTCCGTCGGCGCGCGCTCGTCCAGCAGCCGCTGGTCGGTCGTGCTGGCCATCACCTGTCCGCGCCGTCGGAGGACCGGTCCGAGCTGCTGCTCGTCCGGCGGCTGCTTCTTCCCCACGGGGTTGCCGGTAGCCATGTGCGCTCCCTCCGCTTGCGGGTAGTTCGATCTCAGACTAGATCGCCGTGGGTTACAGCGGGGGGACGTACGCATGTCCGGCGTGCAGCGACGCGCTCCGCCGGCTATGCCGTGAGCCAGTTCCGCAGCCGCTCCTCGCCCGCGAGGATCTTGGCCGTCTCCACCCGCTCGTCGCGCTTGTGCGCCAAGTGCGGGTTGCCCGGGCCGTAGTTGACGGCCGGGATGCCGAGCGCGGAGAAACGGGAGACGTCCGTCCAGCCGTACTTGGGCTGCGGGGTGCCGCCCACCGCCTCGATGAAGGCCGCCGCGGCCGGGTGGGACAGGCCGGGCAGCGCGCCGCCGCTGTGGTCGTCGATCACGAACTCCGCCACCCCGCAGTCGGCGAAGACCTCGCGGACGTGCGCGATCGCCTCCTCCTCGGTGCGGTCGGGGGCGTAACGGAAGTTGACCGTGACCACGCACGCGTCGGGGATGACGTTGCCGGCCACTCCCCCACCGATGCGCACCGCGTTCAGGCCCTCGCGGTACTCCAGGCCGTCGATGACGGGGTAGCGGGGCTCGTAGGCCGCCAGGCGGGCCAGGATGGGGGCTGCGGCGTGGATGGCGTTGGAGCCCATCCAGGAGCGCGCGGAGTGCGCCCGCTCGCCCGCGGTCTTCAGCAGCACCCGCAGCGTGCCCTGGCAGCCGCCCTCGACCTGGCCGTCGGAGGGCTCCAGCAGGATCGCGAAATCGCCCGCCAGCCAGTCGGGGTGGGCCTCGGCCACATGCCTGAGCCCGTTGCGCTCGGCCTCGACCTCCTCGTTGTCGTAGAAGACGAAGGTCAGGTCGCGGTTGGGGGCCGGGACCGTGGCCGCGATGCGCAGCTGCACCGCCACGCCGGACTTCATGTCGCAGGTGCCGCAGCCCCACAGCACGCCGTCCTCGTCCAGGCGCGAGGGGACGTTGTCCGCGATCGGGACGGTGTCGATGTGGCCGGCCAGGATGACGCGCTCGGAGCGGCCCAGGTTCGTGCGGGCGATCACGTTGTTGCCGTGGCGGTCCACCGTCAGGTGCGGCAGGGCGCGCAGGGCGGCCTCGACCGCGTCCGCGAGCGGCTTCTCGGTTCCGCTCTCGGAGGGGATGTCCACGAGCTGCGCGGTGAGCGCGGCGGCGTCGAGCGTGAGGTCAAGCGAGGTGTCGGCCATGCCCCGACCCTAGCGCGCCGCCCGCCGGGACCGGTTTCGCCGACCGCGCCCCGGGTCCGCCGGCCGCGGCGCGGCTGCGTCTGCTGGATCACACTGGCCAGACCCCCGGTGAGGGCCCGGCGCGGCTCCAGTACCTTGTACGCGTGTCAGAGCCGTCCCCCACCCGTCCCAAGCGTCGCGGCCGTCTTCTTCGTTTCTCCGCGGCCCTGTTGGTCCTGTGCGGCGTCGCCGCGTACCTCGTGGTGCAGTACGTCACCGGAGGGCGGCCGCACGGCTGCACGGTGGTGTCGGACTCGGGCGACGGGACGTCGTACGAGTTCACCCCGGAGCAGGCGGTGAACGCGGCCACGATCGCGGCCGTCGGCACCGGGCGCCACATGCCCGAGCGGGCCGTGGCGATCGCGCTGGCCACGGCCATCCAGGAGTCGGGGCTGCGCAACATCCAGCACGGCGACCGGGATTCGCTGGGCCTGTTCCAGCAGCGGCCCTCGCAGGGCTGGGGCACCGCGCAGCAGATCATGGACCCGGACTACGCGGCGGGCATCTTCTACGCGCACCTGGCGAAGGTGCCGGACTACACCGACCTGCCGCTGACGCAGGCCGCGCAGCGCGTGCAGCGCAGCGGGTACCCGGAGGCGTACGCCAAGCACGAGCCGGACGCCACGCTGCTGGCGGCGGCCCTGACCGGCACCGCGGCGGCCACACTCACCTGCGACGGGCATCCGGACGGCACGGCCACGGCGACCGGTCCGGACGCGGTACGGGCCGCGCTGGTACGGGACTTCGGGCGCGACGCGCTCCAGGAGACCGGTGCCGAGGTGGGCGGTACGCCCGTGCCGTCGCCGTCCCCGTCGCCGAGCGTGACCGCCACGGCCCGGGGCCGGACCGTGACCGTGCCGGTGCCGCAGGGCACGGAGGTGGACGCGACCGGGCGCGGCGAGCGGCAGCGGGGCTGGCAGCTGGCGCACTGGGCGGTCGCGAACTCCTCGGCGCTGCACATCCAGCGGGTGTCGTACGCGGGGCGGCAGTGGACCGCCGGGAGCGACAACAGCCAGTGGAAGGCGGCCGCCTCGCAGTCCGCGGCCGGGACCGGCGGGGCGGAGCAGTCCACGAGGGCCGTCCAGATCGTGACCGGACAGTAGTACGAGAGGTCACTCCGGCGGGTTGTGCGGCGACGGTTCGCCCCGCCGGGCGGGCGTCTTGCACGTCGGTGCCTGAAACCCCGGAAATTCAAGGGCTGTAAGGATTCTGCGGGAATTCCGGCAGGCGTTCTTTGCCCGTTTTTCTCCACACCTGATAATGCGATGCGTTATCCATTCGTTACCTGGGGCGTCCGCAACCTTCGCGGGTCTCGAGCGGTAGTCACGGCGTCCGGGCCCGGACCGGACCCGGACACACACCGTTCTCTCCCGTCGAATGGAGCATCATGTCCCTCCCCCTGACCCGCCGGATCGCCCGTACCGCGCTGCTCGTCGCAGCGGGAGCGGCCGCCGGGGTCGGTGCGGCCGGCTCCGCCAGTGCGGCCCCGAGCCTGCCGACGGCGGCCCCGAACCTGGGCGGCCTGACCGCCGTGGACGCCACGCACGTCGCCGAAACCGCCAACAGTGCCGCAACGAACGCCACCACTCTCGCGGGCAACGCGGGCAGCCGGGTGGTCGGGACGGCGGTGCCGGCCGCGGGCCAGGCCGGCGGCAGCGCCGTGCGGAAGGCGGCGCCGGTGGCGCAGCAGGCCGCGGGCAGCGTCGCCGGGACGGCCGGGAACGTCCTCGGTGACGCCGCGCAGGGCGGCAGCGCGCTGCCGACGGCCAACCTGCCGGTTCAGGGGCTGGGCGGCTGACGGTCCGCCGCGCTGCCGCTGAGCTGACACCGGCGACGGGGTCCAGGGAGCTTCCTGGGCCCCGTTTCCCTGTGTGCGGGGCGTGCGCCCGCCGCGGGGCGGCGGGTGCGGCCGGGTCAGGCCGTCAGGCGCTCCGCCGCCGCCCGGATCCGCTCGTCCGTCGCCGTCAGGGCCACCCGTACGAACTTCTCGCCCGCCTCGCCGTAGAAGTCGCCCGGAGCCACCAGGATGCCGAGGCCGGCCAGGTGGGCGACCGTGGTCCAGCAGGACTCGTCGCGGGTGGCCCACAGGTAGAGGCTGGCCTCGCTGTGCTCGATGCGGAAGCCGTGGCCGAGCAGGGCCGTGCGCAGGGCCTCGCGGCGGGCCGCGTACCGCGCGCGCTGCTCGTGGACGTGGGCGTCGTCGCCGAGGGCGGCCACGACCGCCGCCTGGGTCGGCGCCGAGGTCATCATGCCGCCGTGCTTGCGGATCTCCAGCAGCGGGCCGAGGACAGCCGGGTCGCCGGCGATGAAGGCCGCGCGGTAGCCCGCCAGGTTGGAGCGCTTGGACAGGGAGTGGACGGCGACGATGCCGTCGTACGAGCCGCCGTTGACGTCCGGGTGCAGCACCGAGACCGGGTCGGCCTCCCAGCCCAGTTCCAGGTAGCACTCGTCGGAGAAGAGCAGGATGCCGTGGGCGCGGGCCCAGGCGACGATGTCCGTCAGCTCCTGCTTCGACAGCACCTTGCCCGTCGGGTTGGACGGGGAGTTCAGCCAGAGGAGCTTCAGGTCCGCCGGGTCGAGGTCGCGTGGGTCGTCGTAGACCTCGTACGCGGTGCGGGCGAGGCGGGCGCCGACCTCGTACGTCGGGTAGGCGAGGCGCGGATAGGCCACCTTGTCGCCGGGGCCGAGGCCCAGCTGGGTGGGCAGCCAGGCGACCAGTTCCTTGGAACCGACCACCGGCAGGACGTGGCGGTGGGTGATCCCGCGGGCGCCGAGACGGCGCTCCAGCCAGCCGGTGATCGCGTCCCGCAGCGCCGGGGTGCCCCAGACCGTCGGATAGCCCGGCGAGTCGGCCGCGTCCATCAGGGCCTTCTGGATCAGCTCGGGCACCGGGTCGACCGGGGTACCCACGGAGAGGTCGACGATCCCGTCGGGGTGCGCGGCGGCCGTCTTCTTGTACGGCTCCAGCTTGTCCCAGGGAAAGGTCGGCAGGCGGTCGGAGACTGCGGACACGGTCAGTGGCTCACTTTCGTACGGTGCGGCAAACGCCTCGGTCCCGTGCGGCGGTGATCGGGTGATCGGGGCCGTACGGGACCGAGGCGGCGATGCGGGCCGCTTGGCGTGTTACTCGCCCGCCTGCGGCGGCAGCGCGGCGATGAAGGGGTGGTCGCGCTCGATCAGCCCCAGCTTGCTGGCGCCGCCCGGGGAGCCCAGCTCGTCGAAGAACTCGACGTTCGCCTTGTAGTAGTCCTTCCACTCCTCCGGAGTGTCGTCCTCGTAGAAGATCGCCTCAACCGGGCAGACCGGCTCACAGGCACCACAGTCGACGCATTCGTCCGGGTGGATGTACAAGGACCGCTGGCCCTCGTAGATGCAGTCGACCGGGCACTCCTCGATGCACGCCTTGTCCTTGACGTCGACACAAGGCTGCGCGATGACGTAGGTCACGCTGTCGTTCCTCCTCGATAGGGCGCTGGCGGGCCTCCTCAGGCTCCGCCGCCTGGCGCGCGGGAGCGCGGCGTCGTCGATGCCCGCCCCTAGTATCTCCGTTCCGGGGCATGATCCGAACAGGAGGGGTGAACTGACCAGTGGAAATCTCGGCGACAGGACGCCTGGAAGTCCGAATTACCCCTGCTGACGTGGGCAAACGCGTCTCCGTACGGTGCTTGGAAGAGCCTGGAGCAACATCGGAGAAGTTCACCGACACGGTGGGTGTTCTCACATCATGGGATTCCGGCGTGCTCATGATCACACGACGGAGCGGGGAGAGTGTCCGCATCCCGGAAGCCGTCGTGGTAGCGGGCAAGGTCGTGCCGGCCGCTCCGGCACGCCGCCGGGGGCCCGCGGCCACCTACCCGGAACTCGCGCGCATCGCCTCGCGCGGCTGGCAGCCGCTGGAGAGCGAGCGGCTCGGCGAGTGGGAGCTGCGGGCCGCCTCCGGATTCACGCGGCGGGCGAACTGCGTGCTGCCGCTCGGCGATCCGGGGCTTCCGCTCGACGCGGCCCTGGCGGCCGTACGACGCTGGTACCGCGAGCGTGGTCTGCCTGCCTACGTCCAGACCGCCACCGGCGCCGAGGACACACAGGAGCTGCTGTGCGCGGAGCTGGAGCGGCGCGGCTGGGTGCGGGAGGTGACCGCCGAGGTGTGGACCGGTGCCCTGGCACCGGTCGCGGACCGGGCCGAGGGCGCGGGTGTGGCCCTCGCCCGGCAGGCGGACGAGGCATGGCTCGCCCGGTATCAGCGCAAGGGGGTGAGCGAGGTGGCCCTGCGGGTGCTCGGCACGGGACCCTCGGTGTGGTTCGCGACCGTGCCAGGGGAGGGCGGCGTGCCCCCGGCGGCCATCGGGCGGTGTGTCGTGGACGGGCGGTGGGCCGGGTTCGCCGCCGTCGAGGTGGACCCCGGCCGGCGCCGGCAGGGGCTCGCCACGCAGGTGATGGCCGCGCTGGCCCGGCGGGCCCTGGACGAGGGCGCGTCGGCGGCCTGGCTCCAGGTCGAGACGGACAACGAGAGCGCGCGGGCGCTGTACGCCGCGCTGGGCTTCAGCCCGCACCACGCCTACCACCACTACCGGGCGCCGGACGAGCAGAGCGAGCACGGTGGAAGGGCCTGAGCCGGTCATGCGTCACCCGCACCTGCCGCCCCCGCATCCGCCCCCGCCGGAGCGGTCCGCCGAGCTGCGCCGGCGGTTCGCCGAGGAGGCGCGGTCCGAGCGGCCGGATCTGTCGGCGCTGTGCCTGCTGATCGGCGCCTGCGCGGACGGCTCGCTGGACGAGGCCGGGACCGACGCCGCCCAGCTGGAGCTGGACCGGCTGGCGGGCGAGCTGCCGTACCGGCCGGGCGGGCCGCGCGCGTGGGCGGAGGCGGTACGGCGGCTGCTGGGCGCCCGCTACGGGTTCCACGGCACCGCGGGCGACTACCAGCGGCTGGAGTCCTCGCTGCTGCACGAGGTGCTGCGGCGGCGGCGCGGGCTGCCGATCCTGCTGTCGGTGGTGTGGCTGGA comes from Streptomyces sp. FXJ1.172 and encodes:
- a CDS encoding GNAT family N-acetyltransferase; the encoded protein is MEISATGRLEVRITPADVGKRVSVRCLEEPGATSEKFTDTVGVLTSWDSGVLMITRRSGESVRIPEAVVVAGKVVPAAPARRRGPAATYPELARIASRGWQPLESERLGEWELRAASGFTRRANCVLPLGDPGLPLDAALAAVRRWYRERGLPAYVQTATGAEDTQELLCAELERRGWVREVTAEVWTGALAPVADRAEGAGVALARQADEAWLARYQRKGVSEVALRVLGTGPSVWFATVPGEGGVPPAAIGRCVVDGRWAGFAAVEVDPGRRRQGLATQVMAALARRALDEGASAAWLQVETDNESARALYAALGFSPHHAYHHYRAPDEQSEHGGRA
- the fdxA gene encoding ferredoxin yields the protein MTYVIAQPCVDVKDKACIEECPVDCIYEGQRSLYIHPDECVDCGACEPVCPVEAIFYEDDTPEEWKDYYKANVEFFDELGSPGGASKLGLIERDHPFIAALPPQAGE
- a CDS encoding heavy metal transporter; amino-acid sequence: MSEPSPTRPKRRGRLLRFSAALLVLCGVAAYLVVQYVTGGRPHGCTVVSDSGDGTSYEFTPEQAVNAATIAAVGTGRHMPERAVAIALATAIQESGLRNIQHGDRDSLGLFQQRPSQGWGTAQQIMDPDYAAGIFYAHLAKVPDYTDLPLTQAAQRVQRSGYPEAYAKHEPDATLLAAALTGTAAATLTCDGHPDGTATATGPDAVRAALVRDFGRDALQETGAEVGGTPVPSPSPSPSVTATARGRTVTVPVPQGTEVDATGRGERQRGWQLAHWAVANSSALHIQRVSYAGRQWTAGSDNSQWKAAASQSAAGTGGAEQSTRAVQIVTGQ
- a CDS encoding ATP-binding protein; this encodes MSLPLTRRIARTALLVAAGAAAGVGAAGSASAAPSLPTAAPNLGGLTAVDATHVAETANSAATNATTLAGNAGSRVVGTAVPAAGQAGGSAVRKAAPVAQQAAGSVAGTAGNVLGDAAQGGSALPTANLPVQGLGG
- the dapE gene encoding succinyl-diaminopimelate desuccinylase, producing MADTSLDLTLDAAALTAQLVDIPSESGTEKPLADAVEAALRALPHLTVDRHGNNVIARTNLGRSERVILAGHIDTVPIADNVPSRLDEDGVLWGCGTCDMKSGVAVQLRIAATVPAPNRDLTFVFYDNEEVEAERNGLRHVAEAHPDWLAGDFAILLEPSDGQVEGGCQGTLRVLLKTAGERAHSARSWMGSNAIHAAAPILARLAAYEPRYPVIDGLEYREGLNAVRIGGGVAGNVIPDACVVTVNFRYAPDRTEEEAIAHVREVFADCGVAEFVIDDHSGGALPGLSHPAAAAFIEAVGGTPQPKYGWTDVSRFSALGIPAVNYGPGNPHLAHKRDERVETAKILAGEERLRNWLTA
- a CDS encoding bifunctional succinyldiaminopimelate transaminase/glutamate-prephenate aminotransferase, translating into MSAVSDRLPTFPWDKLEPYKKTAAAHPDGIVDLSVGTPVDPVPELIQKALMDAADSPGYPTVWGTPALRDAITGWLERRLGARGITHRHVLPVVGSKELVAWLPTQLGLGPGDKVAYPRLAYPTYEVGARLARTAYEVYDDPRDLDPADLKLLWLNSPSNPTGKVLSKQELTDIVAWARAHGILLFSDECYLELGWEADPVSVLHPDVNGGSYDGIVAVHSLSKRSNLAGYRAAFIAGDPAVLGPLLEIRKHGGMMTSAPTQAAVVAALGDDAHVHEQRARYAARREALRTALLGHGFRIEHSEASLYLWATRDESCWTTVAHLAGLGILVAPGDFYGEAGEKFVRVALTATDERIRAAAERLTA